The Jiangella alba genome includes the window CTGCTCGCGCTGCCGGCCACCCACATCGCCGGGCTCATGGTGCTGGCCCGGTCGGTCGTCGCGGGGACGGAGCCGGTGGCGGCCGACCTCAGCGGCGGCTTCGACCCCGAGCTGTTCGCCGCCGCCAGCGTCCAGGTCTTCGCCGGCGGCGGACGCCGGTACACCGCGCTGGTGCCGCGCCAGCTCAGCCAGCTGCTCGACGTCGGCGGGGCGCCGCTGGCCGCGCTGACGGGCTACCACGGCGTGCTGGTCGGCGGCGCCGCGGCCGACGACGCGCTGCTCGACCGCGCCCGCAAGGCCGGCGTCGAGGTCGTCACCACGTACGGCATGACGGAGACCTGCGGCGGCTGCGTCTACGACGGTGTCCCGCTGGACGGCGTGCGGGTCGAGCTGGCCGCCGGCGGTCGCATCCGGCTGGCCGGCCCCATACTGGCCCACGGCTACCGCCTGCGCCCCGACCTCGCGCACGTGTTCGCCGACGGCGCTTTCACCACGTCCGACCTGGGTGAGGTCGACGACGACGGACGGCTCACCGTGCGAGGACGGGCCGACGACGTCGCGGTGTCGGGCGGCGAGAACGTCCCGCTGGGCGCCGTCGACCTCGCCGTCGCGTCGCACCCCGACGTCGCCGAGGCGCTCAGCATCGCCGTCCCCGACACCGAGTGGGGCGAGCGGGTCGTCGTTGCCGTCGTGCCCGCCGACGCCGCTCGACCCCCGTCGCTCGACGACATCCGCGCCCACGTCCGCGAGCGACACCCCGTCGCCTACGCACCCAAGGAGCTGCACGTGCTCGATGCGCTGCCCACCCTGCCGGGCGGGAAGACCGATCGCCGCGCGCTCGCGGCCCGGCTGGGACTGGCGGACGCCTGATGGCCACGCTCGGTCAGTGGGTCGAGGGCGCCCGCCCGCGGACCCTGCCGGCCGCCGTCGCCCCGGTGCTGGTGGGCACGGGCGCGGCGGCGGCCGCCGACGCGGCGCACCTGGGCAAGGCGCTGCTGGCGCTGGTGGTCGCGCTGGCGCTGCAGATCGGCGTCAACTACGCGAACGACTACTCCGACGGCATCCGCGGCACCGACGAGCACCGGGTGGGGCCGTTCCGGCTGGTCGGGTCCGGTGCGGCGCGGCCGGCGGCGGTGAAGGCGGCGGCGCTGTGGAGCTTCGTCGCGGCCGGGGTGACCGGCGCCGTTCTGGTGGCGTGGTCGGGGCACTGGTGGCTGTTCGCCGTCGGCGCGCTCGCCATCGCGGCGGCCTGGTACTACACCGGCGGCCGCAACCCGTACGGCTACCGCGGGCTCGGCGAGATCTCGGTGTTCGTGTTCTTCGGGCTGGTGGCCGTCGCCGGGACGACGTACGTGCAGGCCGACCGGCTGACGTGGACGTCGCTGGTGTCGGCGGTGGCGATCGGCTGCCTGGCGTGCGCGCTGCTGCTGGTCAACAACATCCGCGACATCGGCACCGACACGGTGAGCGGCAAGCGGACGCTGGCGGTGACGCTCGGCGAGCAGCGCAGCCGCATGCTCTACGTGCTGCTGATGACGGCGCCGTTCCTCATCGTGGCGGCGCTGGCCGTCACCGGACTGCCGTGGGGCGCCCTCACGCTGCTGTGCGCCCCACTGGCCGTGGTGACCGCCCGGCCGGTGGTCCTGCGGGCGACGGGCCGGGACCTCATTCCGGTGCTCAAGCGGACCGGCATGACCGAACTGGCCTTCGCGGTGCTGCTGACCGTCGGCCTGGCGGTGGGCTGAGGGGTTCGCCCACGCGCCGGGCCGGTGTCGACTTGGCGAGCTCCGACGGGTTCGCTGATGTCACTCGGGGCCGGGCCGGTGTCGACTCGGCGAGCTCCGACGGGTTCGCTGATGTCACTCGGGGCCGGGCCGGTGTCGACTCGGCGAGCTCCGACGGGTTCGCTGATGTCACTCGGGGCCGGGCCGGTGTCGACTCGGCGAGCTCCGACGGGTTCGCTGATGTCACTCGGGGCCGGGCCGGGTCGGGGTCGGGCGGGACCGCTGGCGGCGGCCGTCCGCGGGTCGGATAACGGGGTGGATGCTCCCGCGCGCACCCTCAGGCGTGCCGGCGAGCGCGGCGCGGGCCGGTGTAGCCGCGGTCCTCAGTGGGGACGCGCGACAGGATGGCCTGACGCAGGTCCTGCAGCAGCGACTGGCTCTCGCCGCGGTGCCGGCCCCGCTTGGCCTGCTTGGCGTCTTCGGCAGCGCGCTCGTATTCGTCGGTCATCATGAGGAACCTCCTGTGTGAGGACGGCACCTCGCGGTGCCGTCTGACCCACAAGACAGGGGGACGACCGGATCATGACGCGCCCTGTCAAGATTTTTTCTCGATATGTGGTCAGCTCTCGTTCCGAAGCTCGGGAACATCGGTGGCGTCGTCGAGTTCGTGCAGGTCACGGCCCTTGGCATCGGCACTGAGACCCTGCTTGCCGGTGGCGTCCTGCGGATGCACGACGCCCTCATAGGCGTCCATCTCGTCGAGCGCGGCGTCGTCGAGGCGTTCCCTGTCGATGTCGCGCGGGTCCTCACCAGGAGTGGCGCCGGGTTTCGTGCGGCGATCGTCGGTCATGGCGCGCACGTACCCAGCCGGACGCGTTCGCACGCGCCCGGGCTGCCCTCGCCGACGACGGGGCTACGGGGTGTCGCGCGGCGGGCGGCCTTCAGCGTCGGCGTCGGCGTCCGCGTCGACGTGAGCGCGCTGCTCGTCGTCCCACGCGTCTTCGGCGGCGGTGCGCTCACGGACGGTGCGCAGGCGCCGGTCCCAGGCGATGGACACCTGGTCGCGACTGCTGCGCAGCACGAAGAAGCTCACCAGCCCGGAGAGGACGAGCCCGAGGGCCACGAGCACCAGCCCGCGCAAGCCGACGAGCCAGAGCAGCGCCGCGATGATGACGAACACCAGCGCGCGCAACAGGGTGTAACGGAGAACGGCCATGACGTGACGGATTCTACGCCGCCCGGAGATCGGCAGGGCCGCCGCCCGTGGGTCGGGGGAAGCCCGGGCGACGGCCCCTGCCGATCACCCCGGGGCGGGTGGTGGCCTGGAGGGGCGGCTCGGCCGCTGCCCGTAGCCGGCCGCCGGTGTGGTGTTCGGAAGGACCATGGGTTGACACTATCGAACAGGTGTTCGAGCGTCAACCGCTGTCTCAGCCTCAGTCCAGCGGTGCGGGCCACTCGTGTGCCGGCAGCAGCTCGCGCAGCGGCGCCGCGCGGTCCCGTCCCAGCACGACCCGGGTGTCGAGGTTGTCCGGGTGCAGCTGACGGACGAACTCGCGGCACCGCCCGCACGGCGGCACCACGTACAGCACGCCGTCGTCGTCGCGCCACACCGCGACGATGGCGGCGATGCGTTCCTCGCCGCCGGTCACCATGGCGGCGATGGCGCTGTGCTCGGCGCAGAACCCGGTGCCGCACGGGGTGTCGATGCAGACGCCGTGGTACGCGTGGCCCCGATCGGTCACCAGCGTCGACGCGACGTCGCCGATCAGCCGGTCGCCGACGTGGCGGGGGTTGAGGTGCCCGGCGGCCGACGCGATCAGCTCGTCGTCGTTCACGCCTGCTCCTTGATGCGCGTGACCTGCTCGATCAGGCTGGCCGCGAGCTCGGGCAGCACCCCGGTCTGCCCGGCGACCCAGCGCTTGGCCACGAGGTTCGCCGGATACAGCAGGACGTCGCCGGGCTGCCCGTGCAGCGCCAGCTCGCTGCCGTGCTCGTCGGCCGCGACGACCCAGGCCAGCCCGGTCTGCCTGCGCAGGTGCTCGCCGAACCCGATGCCCAGCCGGTTGATCAGGCCGTTCGGGTCGGGCCGCTCGTCGGGCGACACCGACGTCCAGCCCCGCAACGCCGCGTCGTAGGCCGCGCCCAGCGCGACGATGTCGCCGTCGGACCGGCCGAGCTCGGTCAGGCTCTCGCTGACCCACGCCCGCTCCGCGTCGTTCAGGTCGGTGATCTCCACCATCGTGGCAGCCTACCCATGGCGAAAAGCGGAGGCTCGTCTCCGAACGTTCACCGTCTTGTCCTACGGTGACCCCCATGACTTCTTCCCCCATGAAGTTCGGGCTCTTCGTCCCCCAGGGCTGGCGGCTGGACCTCGTCGACATCGCTCCCAAGAGTCAGTGGGAGACGATGCTGCGCGTCGCCCAGCACGCCGACGCGGGGCCGTGGGAGTCGATCTGGGTCTACGACCACTTCCACACCACCCCGGTGCCGACCGAGGAGGCCACCCACGAGGCGTGGACGCTGATGGCGGCGTTCGGCGCGGCGACGCAGCGGGTGCGGCTGGGCCAGATGTGCACGTGCATGGCCTACCGCAACCCCGCCTACCTGGCGAAGGTCGCCGCGACGGCGGACATCGTGTCGGGCGGGCGGGTCGAGATGGGCATCGGCGCCGGCTGGTACGAGCACGAGTGGCGCGCCTTCGGGTTCGGCTTCCCGCGCGCCGGCGTCCGGCTGGCCATGCTCGACGAGGGCGTCGACATCATGCGGCAGGCGTGGACGAACGGGGTCGCGACGCTGGCCGGCGAGCACTACCAGGTCGACGGCGCGATCTGCCGGCCGCTGCCGTTGCAGGAGGAGGGCATCCCGCTGTGGATCGCCGGCGGCGGCGAGAAGGTGACGCTGCGCATCGCGGCGAAGCACGCCCGCGGCGCGCAGTACACCGGCTCGCGCAGCTACACGGCGTACACCAACTTCAGCGGCACGCCCGAGGTGTTCCAGCACAAGTCCGAGGTGCTGGCGCAGCACTGCCGCGACCTCGGCACCGACTACGACTCCATCACCCGCTCGATGAACTTCAACGTCATCATCGGCGCCGACCAGGCCGAGGTCGACGCCAAGCTGGCCCGCATCGAGGAGATCTACGGCCGGTTCATGACGCCCGACGTCGTGGCGGAGAAGATGCGGCCGTTCCGCGAGAACCCGACGGCCGGCACGCCCGAGCAGGTCGCCGACGCCATCGGGCAGTACCGGGACAAGGGCATGAGCTACGCCATCGGCTACTTCCCGGAGGCCGCCTACGACCTCAGCGGCGTCGAGCTGTTCGAGCGCGAGGTCATTCCGGCACTGGACTGAGCGTCAGGCCGGCTGATCACCCTCGACACCAGCGGCGACGAGTACACGACGGAGGTCGTGACGCTGCCGAGGGTGGCCAGCCGGCCGGCCAGCTCCTCGAGGTGGCGCATGGACCGCGCGGCCACCTTCAGCACGAAGCAGTCGTCGCCGGTGACGTGGTGGCACTCCAGCAGTTCCTGCGTGCGGTCCAGCTCGGCGTGCAGGGCGCGGTAGTTGCCGGACGGGTAGCGCAGCCGCACGTAGGCGATGACGGTGTAGCCGATGCGCTCGAGGTCGAGCTCGGCCCGGAAGCCGGCGATGACGCCGAGGTCGGTGAGCCGGCGGATGCGGTCGGCGGTGGCGCTGGGCCCGAGGTTGACGCGACGGGCCAGCTCGGCGACGGCGATGCGGCCGTCGCGCTGGAGGTGCTCGAGCAGCTGCCAGTCGACGCGGTCGAGGGCGGCGGCGGAATCGTCGGCCATGCCGCGACGATACCGGGCTTTCCCCGCCCGATCACCGCCAGCGACCCTTGATCACCCCTGCCGCAACCCACGACCGCCGCCGTAGCGTCGTTGCCATGACGACCATGATCCCGCCCGCGCCGCCGGCCGACGCCGCCGCGCACTTCGCCGCCCTGCTCGCGTACGAGACCGACTGCTGGGACGTGCACCACGCGCTGACGACCGGCACCGCGGACTTCGTCCTGCTCGACGTCCGCAGCCCGGAGGACTACGCCGCCGGCCACGTGCCCGGCGCCGTCAACCTGCCGCACGGGCGCATCGTCGAGCGCAACCTCGCCCAATGGCCGGCCGGCACCGAGTTCGTCGTCTACTGCGCCGGACCGCACTGCAACGGCGCCGACAAGGCCGCGCTCCGGCTGGCCCGGCTCGGCCGCCCGGTGCGCAAGATGATCGGCGGCGTCACCGGCTGGCTGGACGAGGGGTTCACGCTCCAGGCGACGTGAGCACCCGAGCCAGCTGCGCAGGGTCGGCGTTGCCGCCGGACACCACCGCCACCGCGCGCCCGAACCGGGCCGGCTCGGCCAGGAACGCCGCGGTCGTCAGCGCGCCCGTCGGCTCGGCCACGACGCGCCCGCGCAGGGCCAGCAGCCGCATCGCGGCCAGGATCGCGTCCTCCGGGACGGTGACGATCTCGTCGACGTGGCGGCGGATGTGCTCCCACGTCAGCTCGCCGACGACCGGAAGCCGGACGCCGTCGGCGATGGTCCGGTAGGTGTCGGCCGGGTCCCAGGCGACGCGCTCGCCGCGGGCCAGGCTGTCGCGGGCGTCGGCGGCCAGCTCGGGCTCGACGCCGACGACGCGGGTGCCGGGCGCCAGCGCCTTCACCGCGACGCCGATGCCCGAGATCAGCCCGCCGCCGCCCACCGGGACGAGGACGGTGCCGGCGTCGGGGCGG containing:
- the menE gene encoding o-succinylbenzoate--CoA ligase yields the protein MQKPTRSLITVEVPLRPAVVPRLLPAVAGAMAGGDALLPLPSSPAAVRDELVAEFAPHRALEPDVAFIVPTSGSTGRPKGALLSATAVRASAEATLERLGGPGRWLLALPATHIAGLMVLARSVVAGTEPVAADLSGGFDPELFAAASVQVFAGGGRRYTALVPRQLSQLLDVGGAPLAALTGYHGVLVGGAAADDALLDRARKAGVEVVTTYGMTETCGGCVYDGVPLDGVRVELAAGGRIRLAGPILAHGYRLRPDLAHVFADGAFTTSDLGEVDDDGRLTVRGRADDVAVSGGENVPLGAVDLAVASHPDVAEALSIAVPDTEWGERVVVAVVPADAARPPSLDDIRAHVRERHPVAYAPKELHVLDALPTLPGGKTDRRALAARLGLADA
- a CDS encoding 1,4-dihydroxy-2-naphthoate polyprenyltransferase yields the protein MATLGQWVEGARPRTLPAAVAPVLVGTGAAAAADAAHLGKALLALVVALALQIGVNYANDYSDGIRGTDEHRVGPFRLVGSGAARPAAVKAAALWSFVAAGVTGAVLVAWSGHWWLFAVGALAIAAAWYYTGGRNPYGYRGLGEISVFVFFGLVAVAGTTYVQADRLTWTSLVSAVAIGCLACALLLVNNIRDIGTDTVSGKRTLAVTLGEQRSRMLYVLLMTAPFLIVAALAVTGLPWGALTLLCAPLAVVTARPVVLRATGRDLIPVLKRTGMTELAFAVLLTVGLAVG
- a CDS encoding DUF4229 domain-containing protein — encoded protein: MAVLRYTLLRALVFVIIAALLWLVGLRGLVLVALGLVLSGLVSFFVLRSSRDQVSIAWDRRLRTVRERTAAEDAWDDEQRAHVDADADADAEGRPPRDTP
- a CDS encoding cytidine deaminase family protein is translated as MNDDELIASAAGHLNPRHVGDRLIGDVASTLVTDRGHAYHGVCIDTPCGTGFCAEHSAIAAMVTGGEERIAAIVAVWRDDDGVLYVVPPCGRCREFVRQLHPDNLDTRVVLGRDRAAPLRELLPAHEWPAPLD
- a CDS encoding DUF3806 domain-containing protein; protein product: MVEITDLNDAERAWVSESLTELGRSDGDIVALGAAYDAALRGWTSVSPDERPDPNGLINRLGIGFGEHLRRQTGLAWVVAADEHGSELALHGQPGDVLLYPANLVAKRWVAGQTGVLPELAASLIEQVTRIKEQA
- a CDS encoding LLM class F420-dependent oxidoreductase; the protein is MKFGLFVPQGWRLDLVDIAPKSQWETMLRVAQHADAGPWESIWVYDHFHTTPVPTEEATHEAWTLMAAFGAATQRVRLGQMCTCMAYRNPAYLAKVAATADIVSGGRVEMGIGAGWYEHEWRAFGFGFPRAGVRLAMLDEGVDIMRQAWTNGVATLAGEHYQVDGAICRPLPLQEEGIPLWIAGGGEKVTLRIAAKHARGAQYTGSRSYTAYTNFSGTPEVFQHKSEVLAQHCRDLGTDYDSITRSMNFNVIIGADQAEVDAKLARIEEIYGRFMTPDVVAEKMRPFRENPTAGTPEQVADAIGQYRDKGMSYAIGYFPEAAYDLSGVELFEREVIPALD
- a CDS encoding Lrp/AsnC family transcriptional regulator, producing the protein MADDSAAALDRVDWQLLEHLQRDGRIAVAELARRVNLGPSATADRIRRLTDLGVIAGFRAELDLERIGYTVIAYVRLRYPSGNYRALHAELDRTQELLECHHVTGDDCFVLKVAARSMRHLEELAGRLATLGSVTTSVVYSSPLVSRVISRPDAQSSAGMTSRSNSSTPLRS
- a CDS encoding rhodanese-like domain-containing protein yields the protein MTTMIPPAPPADAAAHFAALLAYETDCWDVHHALTTGTADFVLLDVRSPEDYAAGHVPGAVNLPHGRIVERNLAQWPAGTEFVVYCAGPHCNGADKAALRLARLGRPVRKMIGGVTGWLDEGFTLQAT